From Marinobacterium sp. LSUCC0821, a single genomic window includes:
- a CDS encoding Spy/CpxP family protein refolding chaperone — MKKTLLATLTAVTIATASIAGIAYADGGKGPEGAVERLTEKLGLTTEQQAELKVLFDQRIADRKAMQENLTQEQRENMRENARDGMRDQMHAQIKSVLTEEQLAKFDQMHANEGKGKGKGDRHERGEGGHGGKGGKH; from the coding sequence ATGAAAAAGACACTACTTGCTACATTGACTGCTGTAACTATCGCAACTGCTTCTATCGCTGGTATCGCATACGCTGATGGCGGCAAAGGACCAGAAGGCGCAGTAGAACGACTCACAGAAAAGCTTGGCCTAACGACTGAGCAGCAGGCTGAACTGAAAGTCCTATTCGACCAGCGCATAGCTGACCGCAAAGCGATGCAGGAGAACCTAACTCAGGAGCAACGCGAGAACATGCGTGAAAATGCCCGCGACGGCATGCGCGATCAGATGCACGCTCAGATCAAGTCAGTACTGACAGAAGAGCAGCTAGCGAAGTTTGACCAGATGCACGCTAATGAAGGCAAAGGCAAAGGCAAAGGTGATCGTCATGAGCGCGGCGAAGGTGGCCACGGCGGCAAAGGTGGAAAACACTAA